One Cottoperca gobio chromosome 23, fCotGob3.1, whole genome shotgun sequence genomic region harbors:
- the iapp gene encoding islet amyloid polypeptide, with amino-acid sequence MYHLRVPVLLLMLLVLLRCVTAAPSYRYFSPSSSSEQESALPDGDGWLGLGLISNPFLDLLGTRPQRGLTAMNSHHIEKRKCNTATCVTQRLSDFLVRSSNTIGTIYVPTNVGSSTYGKRDLLQPPIYLPL; translated from the exons ATGTATCACCTGAGGGTGCCTGTGCTTCTCCTCATGCTGCTCGTGTTGCTGCGCTGCGTTACCGCTGCCCCAAGCTACAG GTACTTCAGTCCCAGCTCATCCAGCGAGCAGGAAAGTGCTCTCCCAGACGGTGATGGCTGGTTAGGTCTTGGGCTTATCTCCAACCCATTCCTCGACCTCCTGGGTACACGGCCGCAGAGGGGGCTCACAGCTATGAACAG CCACCACATAGAGAAGAGGAAATGCAACACAGCCACCTGCGTCACCCAGAGGCTATCAGACTTCCTGGTCCGCTCCAGCAACACTATTGGTACCATCTACGTACCGACCAACGTGGGATCTTCCACCTACGGCAAGAGGGACCTACTGCAGCCTCCCATCTACCTGCCTCTCTAG